Proteins from one Hymenobacter monticola genomic window:
- a CDS encoding SDR family NAD(P)-dependent oxidoreductase: MFSLANKTAVVTGSGSGIGKAIALVLAGQGALVHLLERNVEAAQAVVAEITAAGGQARAHSCDVSQQADVLATFQQIGPLDILVNNAGIAQIGNVEKTSVADFDNIYRVNVKGTYNCLFAAIPLLKANGGGTIVNMSSIAALVGLADRFGYSMSKGAVAAMTLSVARDYLADNIRCNSISPARVHTPFVDGYLANNYPDNTPEMFAKLSQSQPIGRMGTPDEVAALALFLCSDEASFITGVDYPIDGGVTTLST, from the coding sequence ATGTTTTCATTAGCTAACAAAACCGCCGTGGTAACGGGCAGCGGCAGCGGCATTGGCAAGGCCATTGCGCTGGTGCTGGCCGGCCAGGGCGCGCTGGTCCACCTGCTGGAGCGCAACGTAGAAGCCGCGCAGGCGGTGGTTGCGGAAATTACGGCCGCCGGGGGCCAGGCCCGCGCGCACAGCTGCGACGTGAGCCAGCAAGCGGACGTACTGGCCACGTTTCAACAAATCGGCCCCCTCGATATCCTGGTCAACAACGCCGGCATTGCACAAATCGGCAACGTGGAAAAAACCAGCGTGGCCGATTTCGACAACATCTACCGGGTCAATGTGAAGGGCACCTACAACTGCCTGTTTGCGGCCATTCCCCTGCTGAAAGCCAACGGGGGCGGAACCATTGTGAACATGTCGTCCATTGCGGCGCTGGTGGGCTTGGCCGACCGTTTTGGGTATTCGATGAGCAAGGGCGCGGTGGCAGCCATGACCCTGTCGGTGGCCCGCGACTACCTGGCCGATAACATTCGCTGCAACAGCATCTCGCCGGCGCGGGTGCACACGCCCTTCGTGGACGGCTACTTGGCCAACAACTACCCCGACAACACCCCCGAAATGTTTGCTAAGCTGTCGCAGAGCCAGCCCATTGGCCGCATGGGCACCCCCGACGAAGTGGCCGCGCTGGCCCTGTTCCTCTGCTCCGACGAGGCCAGTTTCATCACGGGCGTGGACTATCCCATCGACGGCGGCGTCACCACCCTCAGCACCTAA
- a CDS encoding AraC family transcriptional regulator: MRTVFREITPALDASFTIRQEQAAQFAAPFHFHRGYELVLIVKGQGKFYGGTQVLNFADGDLYLFGPNFPHYFVNERTFVESGAIAHSIFLQFRDDALEGALGHLPELQAVNKLLKLAVAGIKFSAAEAPVRQFFVEMAKQKSAGLPALLQFLHLLHQLALVKRRNLLFIDPLVEKQSPGAGDDNRLDAVYQYVLGHFSDELTTKQAASLACMQEAAFCRYFKRRAKKTFSQFVNTVRITHATHLLTQESSVSAICYASGFSNVSYFNRQFKAIMGTSPLEYRKTLREEAK, encoded by the coding sequence ATGAGAACTGTTTTCCGCGAAATCACCCCCGCCCTGGATGCCAGCTTTACCATCCGGCAGGAACAGGCGGCGCAGTTTGCGGCCCCTTTCCACTTTCATCGGGGCTACGAGCTGGTGCTGATTGTAAAGGGACAGGGCAAATTCTATGGCGGCACGCAGGTGCTGAATTTTGCCGACGGGGACCTGTACCTGTTTGGCCCCAATTTCCCGCACTACTTCGTCAACGAGCGCACTTTCGTCGAGTCGGGGGCCATTGCTCACTCCATTTTCCTGCAGTTCCGGGACGATGCGCTGGAGGGCGCTTTGGGGCATTTGCCCGAGCTGCAAGCCGTGAACAAGCTGCTGAAGCTGGCAGTCGCGGGCATCAAGTTCAGCGCGGCCGAAGCGCCGGTGCGCCAGTTCTTCGTGGAGATGGCCAAGCAGAAAAGCGCGGGGTTGCCGGCATTGCTGCAATTCCTCCATTTGCTGCACCAGTTGGCCTTAGTAAAGCGGCGCAACCTGCTGTTTATCGACCCGCTGGTGGAAAAGCAGTCCCCCGGGGCCGGCGATGACAACCGGCTCGACGCCGTTTACCAGTACGTGCTCGGACATTTCAGCGACGAACTCACCACCAAGCAAGCGGCCTCGCTGGCCTGTATGCAGGAAGCCGCCTTCTGCCGGTACTTCAAGCGGCGTGCGAAGAAGACCTTTTCGCAGTTTGTCAATACCGTACGCATCACGCACGCCACGCACCTGCTGACCCAGGAGAGCAGCGTCTCCGCCATTTGCTACGCCAGCGGCTTCAGCAACGTCTCGTATTTCAACCGGCAGTTCAAAGCCATTATGGGTACTTCTCCTTTGGAATACCGCAAAACGCTGCGGGAAGAGGCCAAGTAA
- a CDS encoding IlvD/Edd family dehydratase has product MDKQPLRSRKWFGRTGKDGFIYRAWMKNQGIPSHEFDGRPVIGICNTWSELTPCNAHFRDLAESVKRGVYEAGGFPVEFPVMSLGETLMKPTAMLYRNLVSMDVEESIRANPVDGVVLLCGCDKTTPALVMGACSVDLPTLVISGGPMLTGNYKGKPVGTSDLWRLSEANRSGQLPLDQFESIEASMCRSSGHCAVMGTASSMACMVEALGLSLPQNAAIPAADSRRKVLSHLSGMRIVDMVRQDLKLSKILTRPAFENAMMANAAIGGSTNFVIHLLAIAGRIGVELSLDDFNHVTAGIPLLANLQPSGQFFMEDLYYAGGLPAVLKELAAFLHNDCLTVNGNTIRQNYETSECYNRDVVAPVDKPFNPVAGVVVLKGNLCENGAVIKPSAASTELLQHTGPAVVFENIEDFKARIDDPDLDVTADSVLVLKNVGPKGYPGMPEVGNMAIPGKLLAQGVTDMVRISDGRMSGTAFGTVVLHVAPEAAAGGTLGIIQHGDIITLDVPGCTLHVELTDEEIQRRKAHLQAGDSLVSRGYVRLFQQHVQQAHLGADFDFLRGGSGSEVVRDSH; this is encoded by the coding sequence GTGGATAAACAACCACTTAGAAGCCGCAAATGGTTTGGCCGTACCGGTAAGGACGGGTTCATTTACCGGGCCTGGATGAAAAACCAGGGCATTCCCTCGCACGAGTTTGATGGCCGTCCGGTCATCGGCATCTGCAATACCTGGTCGGAGCTGACGCCCTGCAACGCCCACTTCCGCGACTTGGCAGAGTCGGTGAAGCGGGGCGTGTACGAGGCCGGCGGCTTCCCGGTCGAGTTCCCGGTCATGTCGCTGGGCGAGACGCTGATGAAGCCCACCGCCATGCTCTACCGCAACCTGGTGAGCATGGACGTAGAAGAATCCATCCGCGCCAACCCCGTCGATGGCGTGGTGCTGCTCTGCGGCTGCGATAAAACCACGCCGGCCCTGGTGATGGGCGCGTGCAGCGTCGATTTACCTACGCTGGTGATTTCGGGCGGCCCCATGCTGACGGGCAACTACAAAGGCAAACCCGTGGGAACTTCGGACCTGTGGCGGCTGAGCGAAGCCAACCGCTCGGGCCAGCTGCCCCTGGACCAGTTCGAAAGCATTGAGGCCAGCATGTGCCGCAGCTCGGGCCACTGCGCCGTGATGGGCACCGCCTCCTCCATGGCCTGCATGGTGGAAGCCCTTGGGTTGTCGCTGCCCCAAAACGCGGCCATTCCGGCCGCCGACTCCCGCCGCAAGGTACTCTCGCACCTCTCGGGCATGCGCATCGTGGACATGGTGCGCCAGGACCTGAAGCTGTCGAAGATTCTCACGCGCCCGGCCTTCGAAAACGCCATGATGGCCAACGCCGCCATCGGCGGCTCGACCAACTTCGTGATTCACCTGCTGGCCATTGCCGGGCGCATCGGCGTGGAGTTGAGCCTGGACGACTTCAACCACGTGACGGCGGGCATTCCGCTGCTGGCCAATTTGCAGCCCTCGGGGCAGTTCTTCATGGAGGACCTGTACTATGCCGGGGGCCTGCCCGCAGTGCTCAAGGAGCTGGCCGCCTTCCTGCACAACGACTGCCTCACGGTGAACGGCAATACCATCCGGCAGAACTACGAAACCAGCGAGTGCTACAACCGCGACGTGGTGGCCCCGGTCGATAAGCCTTTCAACCCCGTGGCCGGCGTAGTGGTGCTAAAGGGCAATCTGTGCGAGAACGGGGCCGTTATCAAGCCCTCCGCCGCCAGTACCGAATTGCTGCAGCATACCGGCCCCGCCGTGGTGTTTGAGAACATCGAGGATTTCAAGGCCCGGATTGATGACCCCGACCTGGACGTGACGGCCGACAGCGTGCTCGTGCTGAAAAACGTGGGCCCGAAGGGCTACCCCGGCATGCCGGAAGTCGGCAACATGGCCATTCCCGGCAAGCTGCTGGCGCAGGGCGTGACCGACATGGTGCGCATCTCGGACGGGCGGATGAGCGGCACGGCCTTCGGCACGGTGGTGCTGCACGTGGCTCCCGAAGCCGCCGCCGGGGGCACGCTGGGCATCATTCAGCATGGCGACATTATCACCCTGGACGTGCCGGGCTGCACGCTGCACGTGGAACTGACGGACGAAGAAATACAGCGGCGCAAAGCCCATCTGCAGGCCGGCGATTCGCTGGTGAGCCGCGGGTACGTGCGGCTGTTTCAGCAGCACGTGCAGCAAGCCCACCTGGGCGCCGACTTCGATTTTCTGCGCGGCGGCTCGGGCAGCGAAGTTGTCCGCGACTCCCACTAA
- a CDS encoding mechanosensitive ion channel family protein, producing the protein MKRAFLLPRKLLWPGILGQLLGIVVLLGLPALAAAQSVGGPAADSGSAIARPVVPLAADSSSAARSARVEAAYLTLGHINATARSLANTADITTQLPGVETNLHTIYNNLTQFGAVVSARQLLTFRVLLKDMRQDLTAWRAALIQSGHQLDTMQLQLAGLRQQLGPPSADDQVPGDTVLTQTLASIRRKQQRTALLVQQQQRTLQTLQNRVSGNYIHLLEQEDILSEQFRKLGISSLQPDAQPLSRAVAADTTQQARLGEKLQRAYAGQQQLLAYYFSQHSGGWGWLLVIGALFFWWVFRNFRQASQVAPEKALDHRALIQLRPFPVTGTLVVMLSLAPYFSLQAPAGYLDLLQLLVLLMLTWHLGRTWPRRLYFWWLGFVAILVAQNALLAGPLPGPGLRWVLIGCNLVAAGLGIRWGRRARQAPELNWFVGPVLFLYAGLQVAAIISNLTGYLSLAKLLTSTAANSLLQIIALSTLIDLLTQALNLQMQRIRLSNGVSSRFNFDVIERHSTTLLSVVAVGLWLMAFFTNLNLYALVGGAVKYLLITPWEVGTVSISLLNVLLFGLVIFLTVQAQKFVGYFYGDADDDEFNPRLDRKGSKQLIIRLVVFGIGATLAAAVSGLPVDRIALVFGALSVGIGLGLQNIVNNLVSGIILIFERPFQIGDYIEVAGKTGRVKDIGVRSSKLISMAGSEIIVPNGDLLSNHVINWTLSNNHMRVSLDLKLAATTDLEHARELISEEVLASRNVLQQVEPEILLRGIAGQVYDLQVQFWINNIRHEQQLKSEILASIYKRFGGEGILLN; encoded by the coding sequence ATGAAAAGAGCATTCTTGCTCCCCCGCAAGCTGCTTTGGCCCGGTATACTGGGCCAGCTACTTGGGATAGTAGTATTGCTCGGCCTGCCCGCGTTAGCCGCCGCCCAGTCGGTGGGGGGCCCGGCCGCCGATTCCGGAAGCGCAATTGCCCGGCCGGTGGTGCCGCTGGCTGCCGATTCCAGCAGCGCCGCCCGTAGCGCCCGCGTGGAAGCGGCTTACCTTACGCTGGGGCACATCAATGCCACGGCGCGCAGCCTGGCCAATACCGCCGACATCACCACGCAGCTGCCCGGGGTAGAAACCAACCTGCACACCATTTATAACAACCTGACCCAGTTTGGGGCAGTCGTTAGTGCCCGGCAGCTGCTCACGTTTCGGGTGCTGCTGAAGGATATGCGGCAGGATTTGACCGCGTGGCGGGCCGCGCTCATCCAATCGGGTCACCAGTTGGATACCATGCAGCTGCAGTTGGCCGGCCTGCGCCAGCAACTAGGGCCACCCTCGGCCGACGACCAGGTGCCCGGCGATACGGTGCTGACCCAAACGCTGGCCAGCATCCGGCGCAAGCAGCAGCGCACTGCCCTGCTCGTGCAGCAACAGCAGCGCACGCTCCAAACCCTGCAAAACCGGGTATCGGGCAACTACATCCACCTGCTGGAGCAGGAAGACATTTTGAGCGAGCAGTTTCGCAAGCTGGGCATCAGCAGCCTGCAGCCCGATGCCCAGCCGCTCTCCCGCGCCGTAGCAGCCGACACGACCCAGCAGGCCCGACTTGGCGAGAAGCTGCAGCGGGCCTACGCCGGTCAGCAGCAGCTCTTGGCCTACTATTTCAGTCAGCACAGCGGGGGCTGGGGCTGGCTGCTGGTTATTGGCGCATTGTTCTTCTGGTGGGTATTTCGCAATTTTCGGCAGGCCAGTCAGGTAGCCCCTGAAAAGGCCCTTGACCACCGCGCCCTCATTCAGCTGCGGCCCTTTCCCGTGACGGGCACCCTGGTCGTGATGCTGAGCTTGGCGCCCTACTTTTCCTTGCAGGCCCCGGCCGGCTACCTCGACCTGCTGCAGCTGCTGGTGTTGCTCATGCTCACCTGGCATCTGGGCCGCACCTGGCCCCGGCGCCTGTATTTCTGGTGGCTGGGGTTTGTGGCCATACTGGTGGCGCAGAATGCGCTGCTGGCCGGGCCATTGCCGGGGCCGGGCCTGCGCTGGGTCCTGATTGGCTGCAACCTGGTGGCGGCCGGACTTGGCATCAGGTGGGGCCGGCGCGCCAGGCAGGCGCCGGAGCTGAACTGGTTTGTGGGGCCGGTGCTGTTTTTGTACGCCGGCCTGCAGGTGGCGGCAATTATCAGCAACCTTACGGGCTACCTGAGCCTGGCCAAGCTGCTCACCAGCACGGCGGCGAATTCCCTGCTGCAAATCATCGCCCTCTCAACCCTTATCGACCTGCTTACCCAGGCCCTGAACCTGCAAATGCAGCGCATCCGTCTGAGCAATGGGGTGTCGAGCCGGTTCAACTTCGACGTCATTGAGCGGCACTCTACCACCTTGCTTTCGGTGGTGGCCGTGGGGCTGTGGCTGATGGCCTTCTTCACCAATCTGAATCTGTATGCCCTGGTGGGAGGCGCGGTGAAGTACTTGCTCATCACGCCCTGGGAAGTGGGCACTGTCTCCATTTCGCTGCTTAACGTGCTGCTGTTCGGGCTCGTAATTTTCCTGACGGTGCAGGCCCAGAAATTCGTGGGCTACTTCTACGGCGATGCCGACGACGACGAATTCAATCCCCGGCTCGACCGCAAGGGCTCGAAGCAGCTCATCATCCGGCTGGTGGTGTTTGGGATAGGCGCCACGCTGGCGGCGGCGGTATCGGGCCTGCCCGTCGATAGAATCGCCCTCGTGTTTGGCGCCCTGAGCGTGGGCATTGGCCTGGGCCTGCAAAACATCGTCAATAACCTGGTATCGGGCATTATCCTGATTTTTGAGCGCCCGTTTCAGATTGGCGACTACATCGAAGTGGCCGGCAAAACGGGCCGGGTCAAGGACATCGGCGTGCGCTCCAGCAAGCTCATTTCCATGGCCGGCTCCGAGATTATTGTGCCCAACGGCGACCTGCTCTCCAATCACGTCATCAACTGGACGCTGAGCAACAATCACATGCGCGTGTCGCTGGACCTGAAGCTGGCCGCCACCACCGACCTGGAGCATGCCCGGGAGCTCATCAGCGAAGAAGTGCTGGCCAGTCGAAACGTGCTGCAGCAGGTGGAGCCCGAAATCCTGCTGCGCGGCATTGCGGGCCAGGTGTACGACCTGCAGGTGCAGTTCTGGATTAACAACATTCGCCACGAGCAGCAGCTCAAAAGCGAAATCCTGGCCAGCATCTACAAACGCTTTGGCGGCGAAGGCATCCTGTTAAACTAG
- a CDS encoding SMP-30/gluconolactonase/LRE family protein: METPPSTLEAVVQHPCQLGEGPVWDAHTQTLLWIDLLGGDIHEFTPATGTHSTVSVGQMVGAVALRRGGGLVAALQHGFGFVNRQTGEVTMVASPEAALPGNRFNDGKCDPAGRFWAGTTSYAELPNQASLYCLEADGTVKRQHQPVSMSNGLAWSPDGQTLYYIDTPTYEVVAFAYDQATGTIRAPQTVIQFTAGDGYPDGMTIDAEGMLWVAFWGGWRVGRYNPHTGQLLHCIWLPVAQVTSCTFGGPELRDLYITSARTGLSEPQLRTQPRAGALFVLKDCGFQGLPTNEFNG; the protein is encoded by the coding sequence GTGGAAACCCCGCCCTCGACCTTAGAAGCTGTTGTTCAGCATCCGTGCCAGTTGGGCGAAGGCCCGGTCTGGGACGCCCATACCCAAACGCTGCTGTGGATTGACCTGCTGGGCGGAGACATTCACGAGTTTACGCCGGCAACCGGCACTCACTCGACCGTTAGCGTCGGGCAGATGGTTGGGGCCGTGGCCCTGCGGCGCGGGGGCGGCCTGGTGGCCGCCCTGCAACACGGCTTCGGCTTCGTGAACCGGCAAACGGGCGAGGTAACCATGGTGGCCAGCCCCGAAGCGGCGCTGCCCGGCAACCGGTTCAACGATGGCAAGTGCGACCCGGCCGGCCGGTTCTGGGCCGGGACGACCTCCTACGCCGAGCTGCCCAACCAGGCCAGTCTATATTGCCTGGAGGCCGATGGCACGGTGAAGCGGCAGCACCAGCCGGTTTCCATGTCCAACGGCCTGGCCTGGAGTCCTGATGGCCAGACTTTGTACTACATCGACACGCCGACCTACGAAGTGGTGGCCTTTGCCTACGACCAGGCTACCGGGACCATTCGTGCTCCCCAAACGGTCATTCAATTCACGGCCGGCGATGGCTACCCCGATGGGATGACCATTGATGCGGAGGGCATGCTGTGGGTCGCCTTCTGGGGCGGCTGGCGGGTGGGGCGCTACAACCCGCACACGGGCCAGCTGCTGCACTGCATCTGGCTTCCCGTGGCCCAGGTGACCAGTTGCACCTTCGGCGGGCCCGAGTTGCGGGACTTATACATTACCTCGGCCCGAACCGGCCTGAGCGAGCCGCAGCTGCGCACCCAGCCCCGGGCCGGGGCGCTGTTCGTGCTGAAGGACTGCGGTTTCCAGGGACTGCCCACCAACGAATTCAACGGCTAA
- a CDS encoding fumarylacetoacetate hydrolase family protein, whose translation MKLIRFGEAGQEKPGIIQGDQWLDVSASVRDYDEAFFAQGGLKQLHAALAARPATAWPVVPPGTRLGPPVARPSKIVCIGLNYGDHARETGAAVPQEPIIFLKSTTALVGPNDTIVIPRDSVKTDWEVELAVVIGQRASYVTEAEALSYVAGYCLHNDVSEREFQLERGGTWDKGKGCDTFAPMGPFLATPNEIPDVDNLRLWLTVNGQTMQNGTTAELIFKIPFLISYLSRFMTLLPGDIISTGTPAGVGLGFKPPVFLKPGDVVELGIEGLGTSRQSVQAYEPA comes from the coding sequence ATGAAGTTAATCCGATTTGGCGAGGCTGGCCAGGAAAAGCCCGGCATCATACAAGGCGACCAGTGGCTGGACGTTTCAGCCAGCGTGCGCGACTACGACGAGGCATTTTTTGCGCAGGGCGGGTTGAAGCAGCTGCACGCCGCGCTGGCCGCGCGCCCGGCAACGGCGTGGCCCGTGGTGCCGCCCGGCACCCGGCTCGGGCCGCCCGTGGCCCGGCCGTCCAAGATTGTGTGCATTGGCCTCAACTACGGCGACCACGCCCGCGAAACCGGCGCGGCGGTGCCCCAGGAGCCCATTATTTTCCTGAAGTCTACCACGGCCCTGGTCGGCCCGAACGATACGATTGTCATTCCGCGCGACTCGGTGAAAACCGACTGGGAAGTGGAGCTGGCCGTGGTCATTGGCCAGCGGGCCAGCTACGTGACCGAAGCCGAGGCCCTGAGCTACGTGGCGGGCTACTGCCTGCACAACGACGTATCGGAGCGCGAGTTTCAGCTGGAACGGGGCGGCACCTGGGACAAGGGCAAGGGCTGCGATACTTTCGCGCCGATGGGGCCGTTCCTGGCCACGCCCAACGAAATTCCCGACGTCGATAACCTGCGCCTGTGGCTGACGGTGAACGGCCAAACCATGCAGAACGGCACCACCGCCGAGCTGATTTTCAAGATTCCCTTTCTTATTTCCTACCTCAGCCGGTTTATGACGCTCCTGCCCGGGGATATCATCTCCACGGGTACGCCCGCCGGGGTGGGGCTGGGCTTCAAGCCGCCGGTATTCCTGAAGCCGGGTGACGTGGTGGAGCTGGGCATTGAGGGGTTGGGCACCTCGCGCCAGTCCGTCCAAGCCTACGAACCGGCCTAA
- a CDS encoding SDR family NAD(P)-dependent oxidoreductase, with protein MRFEGKVAIVTGAGQGIGFEIARQLTREGAHVLLNDLDGSLLSEAAKRIQQEGPGTCSPLAGDAGDLAFIQQLVAEATSRFGHLDIVIANAGITLFGDFLTYSPESFFKVMQVNLGGTFFLAQAAANQMKQQASGGALLFTSSVTGHQAHKQLSAYGMSKAALEMLAKSLVIELSEHRITVNTVAPGATLTERTQDDPAYEATWQKLTPMGRPATVADIAQAALFLVSDHARHITGQSLVVDGGWTSISPGPEPV; from the coding sequence ATGCGTTTTGAAGGAAAAGTAGCAATCGTGACCGGCGCCGGCCAGGGCATCGGCTTCGAGATAGCCCGGCAGCTGACCCGCGAGGGTGCCCACGTGCTGCTCAATGACCTGGACGGCAGCCTGCTGAGCGAAGCGGCAAAGCGCATCCAGCAAGAGGGGCCGGGCACCTGCTCGCCCCTGGCTGGTGACGCCGGCGACCTGGCTTTTATCCAGCAGCTGGTGGCCGAAGCCACTAGCCGGTTTGGCCACCTCGACATCGTCATCGCCAACGCCGGCATCACGCTGTTCGGCGACTTCCTGACCTACAGCCCCGAGTCGTTTTTCAAGGTGATGCAGGTGAACCTGGGCGGCACGTTTTTTCTGGCGCAGGCCGCGGCCAACCAGATGAAGCAGCAAGCCAGCGGCGGCGCGCTGCTGTTCACGTCCTCCGTCACCGGGCATCAGGCTCACAAGCAGTTGTCAGCCTACGGCATGAGCAAGGCCGCCCTGGAAATGCTGGCCAAAAGCCTGGTGATTGAGCTCTCGGAGCACCGCATTACCGTGAACACGGTGGCGCCGGGCGCAACCCTGACCGAACGCACGCAGGACGACCCGGCGTACGAAGCCACCTGGCAAAAGCTGACCCCGATGGGCCGGCCCGCGACCGTGGCCGACATCGCCCAGGCCGCCTTGTTTCTGGTGTCCGACCACGCCCGCCACATCACCGGCCAGAGCTTGGTGGTCGACGGGGGCTGGACGAGCATCAGCCCTGGCCCGGAACCGGTTTAG